A section of the Bacillus pumilus genome encodes:
- the rbsD gene encoding D-ribose pyranase, which translates to MKKNGILNSHIAKVLADLGHTDTIVIADCGLPIPEGPVKIDLSLTIGTPSFQEVTSLLLQEMAVEHITVASEIQEANERDHLFLKKAFSKPLHDVDHETFKDMTKQAKAVIRTGEATPYANCILHAGVIF; encoded by the coding sequence ATGAAAAAAAACGGCATCCTAAACAGCCATATCGCCAAGGTACTTGCTGACCTTGGACATACAGATACAATCGTCATCGCAGATTGCGGCCTGCCTATTCCAGAAGGTCCAGTCAAAATCGACCTATCATTAACGATCGGCACACCATCTTTTCAGGAGGTCACCTCCCTCCTTCTTCAGGAAATGGCGGTTGAACACATTACGGTGGCTAGTGAAATCCAAGAAGCCAATGAGCGAGATCATCTATTTCTAAAGAAAGCGTTCTCAAAACCATTACATGATGTAGACCACGAGACGTTCAAAGACATGACCAAACAGGCAAAAGCAGTCATACGCACGGGTGAAGCCACCCCATACGCAAACTGCATTCTTCATGCCGGTGTCATCTTTTAA
- the rbsK gene encoding ribokinase: protein MSHIVVVGSCSMDLVVTSNKRPNAGETVLGESFKTVPGGKGANQAVASARLGADVYMIGRVGDDTYGQDILSNLQDQGVRTSYMKPVTEMESGTAHIILAEGDNSIVVVKGANNEVTPDYVREALSTIDDIGMVLIQQEIPEETVEAVCAICSKKEIPVILNPAPARKVSQQVLDQATYITPNEHEAVLMFNGRSIEDALRQYPNKLLITEGKNGVRYFDGLKEVLVPGFPVEAVDTTGAGDTFNGALAVALTEGKSLYDALAFANLAASMSVTKFGAQGGMPTREELERKK, encoded by the coding sequence ATGAGTCATATTGTCGTAGTAGGAAGCTGCTCTATGGATTTAGTCGTCACTTCGAATAAACGACCAAATGCCGGTGAAACAGTGTTAGGCGAATCATTTAAAACCGTCCCAGGTGGAAAAGGCGCCAATCAAGCAGTCGCCAGTGCAAGGCTCGGTGCTGATGTATACATGATCGGCCGAGTCGGTGATGACACTTATGGTCAAGATATTCTCAGCAATTTACAAGATCAAGGGGTTCGCACCTCATATATGAAACCGGTTACCGAAATGGAAAGCGGCACGGCTCATATCATTTTAGCAGAAGGTGATAACAGCATTGTCGTGGTCAAAGGGGCAAATAACGAGGTCACTCCTGACTATGTAAGAGAAGCACTTTCTACAATAGATGATATTGGAATGGTGCTCATTCAGCAGGAAATACCTGAAGAAACGGTCGAAGCTGTCTGCGCCATTTGCAGCAAAAAAGAAATCCCTGTGATTTTAAACCCTGCACCTGCCCGCAAAGTATCACAGCAAGTGTTAGACCAGGCTACCTATATTACACCGAATGAGCACGAAGCTGTTCTCATGTTTAATGGACGCTCAATTGAAGACGCCTTGCGTCAATACCCTAACAAATTACTGATTACTGAAGGAAAAAATGGGGTTCGATATTTTGACGGATTGAAAGAAGTGCTAGTCCCAGGCTTTCCAGTCGAAGCAGTTGATACAACAGGAGCAGGCGATACCTTTAACGGAGCCTTGGCTGTTGCCTTAACAGAGGGCAAATCTCTCTATGACGCACTTGCCTTCGCTAACCTTGCAGCATCAATGTCTGTCACCAAGTTCGGTGCACAAGGCGGCATGCCAACAAGAGAAGAACTGGAGAGAAAGAAATGA
- a CDS encoding LacI family DNA-binding transcriptional regulator: MATIKDVAKAAQVSVATVSRVLNDTGYVHTDTKTRVTQAMQELNYFPNEVARSLFKRESRLIGLILPDITNPFFPQLARGVEDEIHAQGFRLLFGNSDEDLEKELAYLQTFKQNQVVGVIAVTNEPESDIYNDDELPVVFLDRTVSHAPSVSADATTGGKMAAMELIRRGSRQITLLKGPAHLQTARQRFKGALDVLTEKGVDFHVMSNASFSFQEARKSAKALFQLYPETDGIIASNDIVATAVIHEALRIGKAVPEDVQIIGFDDIPQSELLFPSLSTIRQPAYEMGKEAAQLLMKAIQKQPIDQPIIQMPVSFIERETTRKVDSQ; the protein is encoded by the coding sequence TTGGCTACAATTAAAGATGTTGCAAAAGCGGCACAAGTGTCTGTTGCCACTGTTTCACGCGTACTGAACGATACTGGATATGTCCATACAGATACGAAAACCCGCGTGACACAGGCGATGCAGGAGCTGAACTACTTTCCCAATGAAGTGGCTAGATCCCTTTTCAAAAGAGAATCTCGCTTAATCGGTTTGATCTTACCTGATATCACAAACCCCTTCTTTCCTCAGCTTGCTAGAGGCGTAGAGGATGAGATTCATGCGCAAGGTTTTCGGTTATTATTCGGTAACAGTGATGAAGATCTAGAGAAAGAATTGGCTTATTTACAAACATTTAAACAAAATCAAGTGGTCGGTGTCATCGCTGTCACAAATGAACCCGAATCAGATATATACAATGATGATGAATTGCCTGTTGTGTTCTTAGATCGAACCGTCTCGCATGCACCTTCTGTATCTGCAGATGCTACAACTGGCGGGAAAATGGCCGCAATGGAATTAATTAGGCGCGGTAGCAGGCAGATCACACTGCTGAAAGGACCTGCCCACCTTCAAACAGCGAGGCAGCGATTCAAAGGTGCACTCGATGTACTAACCGAAAAAGGCGTCGACTTCCATGTGATGTCTAATGCTTCGTTTTCTTTTCAAGAAGCCCGCAAGAGTGCTAAGGCTCTTTTCCAGCTGTATCCTGAAACAGATGGCATCATTGCCAGTAATGACATTGTCGCAACAGCAGTCATACATGAAGCCCTTCGGATCGGAAAAGCCGTTCCAGAGGATGTTCAAATCATTGGGTTTGACGATATTCCGCAAAGTGAGCTGCTCTTCCCTTCCCTATCGACGATTAGGCAGCCTGCCTATGAAATGGGAAAAGAAGCAGCGCAGCTGTTAATGAAAGCGATTCAGAAACAACCGATAGATCAACCAATTATCCAAATGCCCGTCTCTTTTATTGAACGAGAGACAACAAGAAAGGTGGATTCACAATGA
- a CDS encoding Ger(x)C family spore germination protein, translated as MRHSFLLTLLMCMSLIFMPGCWDQNLLKNISLVLTSAVDQGEDGNAKFSITYRKVQQSQSMEQGNSDNYLTTLLTTEAPTLRKARTNLSRIVDQKIDMSKMRVMLIGDEFAQNQILPYLDMFYRDPKSPLLTNLAVVQGGSCVELINELLKEKLIVSDYLNNLITTASRSSQVAPKNIQSIRSKMLQTGEDFTLPLLHYDQEKKLTSVKGVALFDNEKKKGELYGQDAVLLTVMDGKMGNYANFTKKVRSDMKSKENNYMTIQVTDSNRDINIVNPDHQNLTFSLEYEFTTSVLEYPKDNLNTDKNIEILNKRLSEILTKEAEKVVAVLQEANSDVLSLGRKYRVKHYDEYMKMNWVTEYPNVKIIPKIKVNITQTGIIS; from the coding sequence ATGCGTCATAGTTTTTTGCTGACGCTCCTCATGTGTATGTCTCTAATCTTCATGCCTGGCTGCTGGGATCAAAACTTATTAAAAAACATCTCTCTTGTGTTAACGTCTGCAGTTGATCAAGGCGAAGACGGCAATGCGAAATTTTCCATCACCTATCGTAAAGTCCAGCAGTCTCAAAGTATGGAGCAAGGAAATTCAGACAACTATTTAACCACTCTACTCACAACGGAAGCTCCTACATTAAGAAAAGCAAGAACCAACTTAAGCCGGATTGTCGATCAAAAAATTGATATGTCCAAAATGCGGGTCATGCTCATTGGTGATGAATTTGCTCAAAATCAGATTCTCCCTTACTTAGATATGTTTTATAGAGATCCAAAAAGTCCTTTGCTCACAAATCTTGCAGTGGTACAGGGGGGCAGCTGTGTGGAATTAATCAATGAGCTCCTTAAGGAGAAGCTCATTGTGAGTGATTATTTAAATAACCTTATCACCACGGCATCTCGATCCTCCCAAGTAGCACCGAAAAACATACAAAGCATTCGTTCCAAAATGCTGCAAACTGGGGAGGATTTCACACTGCCTTTACTTCACTATGATCAAGAGAAAAAACTAACGAGTGTAAAAGGCGTCGCCTTATTTGATAATGAGAAAAAGAAAGGTGAACTGTACGGACAAGATGCCGTTCTTCTTACTGTCATGGACGGAAAAATGGGCAATTATGCAAACTTCACTAAAAAAGTAAGAAGTGATATGAAATCAAAGGAGAACAATTACATGACCATTCAAGTGACAGATTCAAATAGAGATATCAACATTGTCAATCCTGACCATCAAAACTTAACCTTTTCTCTTGAGTATGAATTTACGACCTCTGTCCTTGAGTACCCGAAAGATAATTTAAACACAGATAAAAATATTGAAATACTCAACAAAAGGCTTTCTGAAATTTTGACAAAAGAAGCAGAAAAAGTGGTAGCTGTTCTGCAAGAAGCAAACTCTGATGTACTCAGCCTTGGCAGAAAATATCGGGTAAAACACTATGATGAATATATGAAAATGAATTGGGTTACCGAATACCCAAATGTAAAAATCATCCCAAAAATCAAAGTCAATATTACACAAACAGGGATTATTAGTTAA